Proteins from a single region of Manduca sexta isolate Smith_Timp_Sample1 unplaced genomic scaffold, JHU_Msex_v1.0 HiC_scaffold_2546, whole genome shotgun sequence:
- the LOC119192266 gene encoding uncharacterized protein LOC119192266, translating to MSRIAQKLCDEIVEPALNPSRTNTSAVNSNKYFYNSAKQEPKTTRSVVIEKRKVINKLLPYESGTRRNVKTIHSKDTVLRKKYVDVGSNTYITGPLRCDNNCVTLVRRRETRCSCKIPQKRTTKANVKQIQTLGWKNYAFTDKACARCIETVNCGTQFYDAYCNETRVPKTSRNTVPTVRDIKPWSIMQESPNVRRELSNTINRPTNLSHYYMGGKRWALSQYPTRGPDF from the coding sequence ATGTCTCGCATAGCACAAAAACTATGCGACGAGATAGTTGAACCAGCTTTGAATCCATCTCGCACGAACACTTCCGCAGTAAATTCAAATAAGTATTTCTATAATTCAGCTAAACAAGAACCGAAAACTACTAGATCTGTCGTCATCGAGAAAAGGAaagttataaacaaattattaccaTATGAATCAGGGACTAGAAGAAATGTTAAAACAATACATTCAAAAGACActgttttaagaaaaaaatacgttGACGTGGGATCAAACACGTATATAACAGGGCCCTTGAGGTGCGACAATAACTGCGTGACACTAGTACGCAGACGAGAAACTCGCTGCAGCTGCAAGATTCCGCAAAAACGAACAACTAAAGCAAACGTCAAACAAATACAGACCCTTGGTTGGAAGAATTATGCATTTACGGATAAAGCTTGCGCGCGATGCATAGAGACTGTTAACTGTGGCACTCAATTCTACGATGCATATTGTAATGAAACTAGAGTTCCGAAGACGAGCAGGAATACAGTGCCGACCGTCAGAGACATAAAACCATGGTCAATCATGCAGGAGTCTCCTAATGTGAGAAGAGAATTGTCAAACACTATAAACCGGCCGACAAATCTAAGCCATTATTACATGGGTGGCAAGCGATGGGCATTATCACAATACCCGACGAGAGGTccagatttttaa